One genomic window of Candidatus Pseudobacter hemicellulosilyticus includes the following:
- a CDS encoding PDZ domain-containing protein — MKSITTILVIALVAAIGWHIKEAFSADKKISGIFQEKPDLGYSWEQTTAKVGGMGINYIIEEGSRYPKIEAVTWGGPASLAGLQVGDFITSIEGLSTEGLTIDQLKRIIPGEVGSTCNILIWRNGVQYPVSFTRQRIPGLVSEAQLTNAYDPTAHFFWDDNQVVWCPGFVHPEFNVQAAEQNNTWKALPGYVLSGTKAGDLSTTWTPGLAHPLMNAFSINMEGRWVPDLGYKFITENGLATGTTWAAGTKYPEYKIIAAENAGIFNAYPGYSFSNPTRNLDVVWTPGLKDPDYPERISGPTEGEWISVPEYPSATYASTEDTWTDHLVKSVALKGLANLGEWLTNKKDNYVSNELNKKSDEELLKSAFKGLKKLTE; from the coding sequence ATGAAAAGTATCACAACGATCCTGGTTATTGCCTTAGTTGCCGCCATTGGCTGGCATATCAAGGAAGCATTTTCAGCTGATAAGAAAATTTCCGGCATTTTTCAGGAAAAGCCTGACCTGGGCTATTCCTGGGAACAAACAACTGCCAAAGTAGGCGGGATGGGCATCAACTATATAATTGAAGAAGGCAGCAGGTATCCTAAAATTGAAGCAGTGACCTGGGGCGGCCCGGCAAGCTTAGCCGGACTTCAGGTGGGCGATTTCATCACCAGCATCGAAGGGTTATCAACGGAAGGACTAACCATCGATCAACTAAAAAGAATAATACCCGGAGAAGTTGGCAGTACCTGCAATATACTGATATGGCGGAACGGCGTTCAATATCCCGTTTCTTTTACAAGACAGAGAATCCCAGGACTGGTCAGTGAAGCACAATTAACCAATGCGTATGATCCAACAGCCCATTTCTTCTGGGACGACAATCAGGTGGTATGGTGTCCCGGCTTTGTACATCCCGAATTTAATGTTCAGGCTGCGGAGCAAAACAACACCTGGAAGGCCTTGCCGGGTTATGTACTTTCAGGCACCAAAGCAGGCGATCTCAGTACAACATGGACGCCAGGCCTCGCACACCCTTTGATGAATGCTTTCTCCATAAATATGGAAGGCAGGTGGGTTCCTGACCTGGGATACAAATTTATCACGGAAAACGGGCTGGCGACTGGAACAACCTGGGCTGCAGGAACAAAATATCCCGAATACAAAATAATAGCGGCTGAGAATGCCGGCATTTTTAATGCTTATCCCGGGTATTCATTCTCCAATCCTACCAGGAACCTGGATGTGGTCTGGACCCCGGGATTAAAAGATCCGGACTATCCAGAGAGGATTTCCGGGCCAACAGAAGGGGAGTGGATCAGCGTTCCTGAATATCCTTCTGCAACATATGCGTCCACCGAAGATACATGGACTGATCACCTGGTTAAATCCGTTGCATTAAAGGGGCTCGCCAACCTGGGAGAATGGCTGACTAATAAAAAGGACAATTATGTATCCAACGAGTTAAATAAGAAAAGCGACGAAGAATTATTGAAATCAGCTTTTAAAGGACTTAAAAAACTGACCGAATAA
- a CDS encoding alpha/beta hydrolase, translated as MKQSMVLLHGLFGQLSNWDSVVEQFSHSYTIYIPSLPIDDTPKNDPLYFLVDYLERYIAEHQLKNIVLAGNSLGGHLAILYTSRHSHNVSNLILTGSSGLFENTNMGSFPKRSSADYIKARVEYTFYDPAIATADLVSRVLSITRDTAKCLAVLRVAKSAQRHYVADLLPGITVPTLLIWGREDRITPMTVARDFANLIPDTTLVVLDECGHAPMMEKPAEFNNALLQYLGQDIAV; from the coding sequence ATGAAACAAAGTATGGTTTTGCTGCACGGCCTGTTTGGACAATTGAGCAACTGGGATAGCGTTGTTGAACAATTCAGCCATTCCTATACTATCTATATCCCTTCCCTGCCAATAGATGATACCCCCAAGAATGATCCACTCTATTTTCTGGTTGATTACCTGGAGAGGTATATAGCAGAACATCAGCTGAAAAACATTGTACTGGCAGGCAATTCGCTGGGAGGGCATCTTGCTATTTTATACACTTCACGGCATAGTCATAATGTCAGCAACCTGATACTGACAGGCAGTTCCGGCCTTTTTGAAAATACCAATATGGGCAGCTTTCCCAAAAGAAGCTCTGCCGACTACATCAAAGCAAGGGTGGAATATACCTTTTATGACCCGGCCATAGCAACAGCCGATCTTGTTTCACGCGTGCTAAGCATCACCAGGGATACCGCTAAATGCCTGGCAGTCCTCCGTGTAGCTAAATCTGCCCAGCGGCATTATGTAGCCGACCTCCTGCCTGGGATAACCGTACCCACCTTACTGATCTGGGGACGTGAGGACAGGATCACACCTATGACCGTTGCCAGGGATTTTGCCAACCTGATCCCCGATACTACACTGGTAGTCCTTGATGAATGCGGTCATGCACCAATGATGGAAAAACCTGCTGAATTTAATAATGCATTACTCCAGTATCTGGGCCAGGACATAGCTGTATAA
- a CDS encoding Crp/Fnr family transcriptional regulator — protein sequence MTLPSYYQRLMSRYPHVSVAEWQLLDQLATVRHIRKGEHFLRAGKVARYAAFVLSGQFKYSFTGDDDSEKILKFSFTDDFLTNCLSFNSNTPSSLNITALEDAVILRFNINKVQPLYELHSSILHVNIQVYKDIMEEQAEHEYILSLKSPLARYRFLLRHRPAIIQKISLTNIARYLFTSREALSRARVLAMKNLGGQNPLSSS from the coding sequence ATGACATTACCATCCTATTACCAAAGATTAATGAGCAGGTATCCACATGTCTCAGTAGCCGAGTGGCAGCTGCTGGACCAGCTGGCGACTGTCCGGCATATCAGGAAGGGAGAGCATTTTCTGCGGGCCGGGAAAGTTGCACGTTATGCGGCTTTCGTGTTATCAGGCCAGTTCAAGTATAGCTTTACCGGGGATGACGACAGCGAGAAGATCCTGAAATTCAGTTTTACAGATGATTTTTTGACCAATTGCCTGAGCTTTAACAGTAATACCCCTTCATCGCTCAATATTACCGCCCTGGAAGACGCTGTGATCCTACGATTCAATATCAATAAGGTTCAGCCCCTCTATGAGCTGCACAGCAGTATATTGCATGTAAATATCCAGGTGTACAAGGATATCATGGAAGAACAGGCTGAACACGAGTATATATTATCACTGAAAAGCCCTTTGGCGCGGTACCGCTTCCTGTTGCGCCACCGTCCTGCCATCATTCAGAAGATCTCTTTGACCAATATAGCCAGGTACCTTTTCACCAGCCGGGAAGCCTTAAGCCGGGCAAGGGTGCTGGCCATGAAAAATTTAGGCGGCCAGAACCCATTGAGTTCTTCGTAA
- the map gene encoding type I methionyl aminopeptidase has translation MSITKEAELTGMRKASEAVAYTLKEMISYAQPGMSTKTLDDFGASILAGFGARSAPYLTYRFPGCTCISVGSEFCHGIPSDSRILKNGDLINIDVSAELNGFWADNGGSFVLGQDLHQHQQLVDASKEILRKAISNIKGGVKIADIGQLMEKEARKRGFMVIKNLGGHGIGRSLHEQPDDLLNYKNRYDQRRFSKNSVVAIETFIATASTFATELGDGWTLVGNKGGYMAQHEHTIVVTDGHPLILTEANGILN, from the coding sequence ATGTCGATAACAAAAGAAGCCGAGCTGACAGGAATGCGAAAAGCCAGTGAGGCGGTCGCTTACACACTGAAGGAAATGATCAGTTATGCCCAGCCGGGTATGAGCACTAAAACGCTTGACGATTTTGGCGCTTCTATCCTGGCGGGTTTTGGGGCAAGATCGGCCCCGTATTTAACCTACCGGTTTCCCGGCTGTACCTGCATCAGCGTTGGCAGTGAATTCTGCCATGGCATCCCATCAGACAGCCGGATCTTAAAAAATGGGGACCTGATCAATATCGATGTATCGGCGGAACTAAATGGTTTTTGGGCGGATAATGGCGGCTCCTTTGTCCTTGGACAGGACCTGCATCAGCACCAGCAGCTGGTAGACGCATCCAAAGAAATATTACGCAAAGCCATCAGTAATATCAAAGGTGGCGTTAAAATAGCCGACATAGGCCAGCTGATGGAAAAAGAAGCCAGAAAAAGGGGTTTCATGGTCATTAAAAACCTGGGCGGGCACGGGATAGGAAGAAGTCTGCACGAGCAGCCGGACGATCTGCTGAACTATAAAAACCGTTATGACCAGCGCCGCTTTTCAAAGAATTCAGTGGTGGCTATTGAAACATTTATTGCAACAGCTTCCACTTTTGCCACGGAACTGGGTGATGGATGGACCCTGGTGGGGAACAAAGGCGGCTATATGGCACAGCACGAGCATACTATAGTAGTTACTGATGGCCATCCATTGATCCTGACAGAAGCGAATGGTATATTAAATTAA
- a CDS encoding nuclear transport factor 2 family protein yields the protein MANQFKDLIRKAYTAFNERNIDEALSTMQPAVQWSKAWEGGYIVGHDEIKQYWTRQWTEINPKVEPVDFTERENGSLEIAVHQHVKDLAGNQLFDGKVKHIYTFQEGLIKTMDIELFDNS from the coding sequence ATGGCAAATCAATTCAAAGACCTGATCAGAAAGGCATATACGGCTTTCAACGAAAGGAATATTGACGAGGCGTTGTCAACAATGCAACCAGCTGTGCAGTGGTCAAAGGCCTGGGAAGGCGGCTATATTGTAGGGCACGATGAAATTAAACAGTACTGGACAAGACAATGGACTGAGATCAATCCGAAAGTTGAGCCGGTTGATTTTACTGAAAGAGAAAATGGTAGCCTGGAAATCGCCGTTCATCAGCATGTAAAAGACCTGGCTGGCAACCAACTGTTTGACGGAAAGGTAAAGCATATCTATACATTCCAGGAAGGGCTGATAAAAACAATGGACATTGAACTTTTTGACAATAGTTAG
- a CDS encoding DUF2341 domain-containing protein, with translation MLIISNPICKTLSKCLLFVLVLSGITHKALAQPAGWQHKLAIRITNPYQATTKFHQLLLIDTRTLVDAGQLSASMKDLRFGKDANGNTLFPYFIESGGNTASTRVWVQIDSVPANNSLVFYMFYGNNNATLASTLSTFLGPFNTTDSTTEKQIGSAANNSQRGIWFRPKQSILLTGLGKQLPVATTNTVTLFDLDTENILEQTSVGGPAEQYNYTTISNYRWLNKGADYVVEVFVPTGSYYQANLIKTNKYLSIPRMVFCNGCDASTLPDPTSNSSSFAGFNGGYADIQFYVRNDSIDMPSYEFGPFMSISTDTLKNAVYAKAYTDTVFAIDGVAPYTYGVLSGSLPGGFSLSTAGVLSGTASEIGIFNFEVKVTDASGKGTSAIKNFTLVLDKASQTISFNNLIDRLYGDTSVILRAAASSGLPVTFTVAGGPIEIKEDTVLAINGTGGALITARQAGNQYYNPVVFSQGFMINARPLAVTADNKTKTYGDDNPGLTVTYDGLVNGDVTVPGIIVTTDVAKASGVGEYEIEVTADASTNYQITYKRGKFTVTKRELALSLNANPLITKVYDGKDAAILQAANYNLSNMVAGDDVTVSSTTRYSDNSAANNKTISATNLVLKGTAKDNYKLLTTLASTTGNITAQPVTVSLLPAPAVSKIYDGNDNAAIAADNYLVTGILQGDEVILNKPVSGLYNSRHAGEKKTVTVSGLQLQGIHADNYTLAYTTTSADIGAIQAKGINLMADNASKVYGAADPAFTYQVTGLLGNDALTGTLAREQGENAGEYAITKGSMANDDYKIENYTQASLAITQAEMIITADDIKREQGQKNPELTFTYKGFVRGEDASVLTQPVKIATPATQTSPFGDYDIIPSGAAADNYHFTYINGKLTVLSASHRVRVWLANRNSIQLRISSNVVQKATIQIFSGTGQPVLARQQTLTDGINDIVLQVGKLSAAFYVVKIDAEEFRETHKINIR, from the coding sequence ATGTTAATTATTTCTAACCCTATCTGTAAAACATTGTCAAAATGTTTGTTGTTTGTATTGGTGCTTTCAGGAATTACCCACAAAGCGTTGGCACAGCCGGCAGGCTGGCAGCATAAGCTCGCCATTCGAATAACTAATCCTTACCAGGCTACAACCAAATTTCACCAGCTATTACTGATAGACACCCGAACCCTGGTAGATGCGGGTCAATTATCGGCCAGCATGAAAGACCTGCGGTTTGGCAAGGACGCCAACGGAAATACATTATTCCCTTATTTTATAGAAAGTGGTGGTAATACCGCCTCTACCAGGGTATGGGTACAGATAGATTCTGTGCCGGCTAATAATAGCCTGGTATTTTATATGTTTTATGGCAATAACAATGCAACACTTGCCTCTACCCTGAGCACTTTTCTGGGACCTTTTAATACCACAGACTCTACTACAGAGAAGCAGATTGGCTCTGCGGCCAACAACTCGCAAAGAGGTATCTGGTTCAGACCTAAACAAAGCATTTTATTAACCGGGCTGGGCAAGCAACTGCCTGTGGCTACAACTAACACGGTAACTCTTTTTGACCTTGATACGGAAAATATCCTGGAGCAAACCAGTGTAGGCGGTCCTGCTGAGCAGTATAACTATACTACTATTTCCAATTACCGCTGGCTCAATAAGGGGGCTGATTATGTGGTAGAAGTATTTGTGCCGACTGGTAGTTATTACCAGGCTAACCTTATAAAGACCAATAAGTATTTATCCATCCCCCGCATGGTGTTTTGTAATGGTTGCGATGCTTCTACTTTGCCCGATCCTACTTCCAATTCTTCCAGCTTTGCCGGATTTAATGGAGGATATGCCGATATTCAGTTCTATGTAAGGAATGATTCTATTGACATGCCCTCTTATGAGTTTGGGCCTTTTATGTCGATATCAACAGATACGCTAAAAAATGCAGTGTATGCAAAAGCCTATACAGATACAGTTTTTGCAATTGATGGGGTAGCGCCATACACTTACGGGGTTCTGTCAGGATCACTGCCGGGTGGCTTCAGTTTAAGTACCGCTGGAGTACTTTCAGGCACGGCCAGTGAAATAGGTATATTCAATTTTGAGGTAAAGGTGACAGATGCATCAGGTAAAGGAACCTCCGCTATTAAAAATTTTACTTTAGTACTGGATAAGGCCAGTCAGACAATAAGTTTTAATAATCTCATCGACAGATTATATGGTGATACATCCGTAATACTACGCGCTGCTGCATCATCAGGTTTGCCGGTAACTTTTACTGTTGCAGGTGGGCCTATAGAGATTAAAGAGGATACGGTATTGGCAATTAATGGAACCGGCGGTGCGCTTATAACGGCCCGCCAGGCTGGAAATCAATATTACAACCCGGTAGTCTTTTCCCAGGGATTTATGATCAACGCCCGGCCTTTAGCAGTTACAGCTGATAATAAAACCAAAACATATGGTGATGATAACCCTGGTTTAACTGTTACCTATGATGGCCTTGTGAATGGAGATGTTACTGTGCCGGGAATAATCGTAACAACGGATGTTGCAAAAGCATCAGGTGTGGGGGAATACGAAATAGAGGTGACTGCTGACGCCAGCACGAATTATCAAATAACCTACAAGCGCGGAAAGTTTACCGTAACAAAAAGAGAGCTTGCCCTTAGCCTGAATGCAAATCCGTTAATCACTAAAGTATATGATGGTAAAGATGCTGCCATCTTACAGGCAGCCAACTACAACCTGAGCAACATGGTAGCTGGCGACGATGTAACAGTTAGCAGCACAACCCGATATTCAGATAACAGCGCTGCTAACAACAAAACCATCTCGGCTACCAACCTGGTGTTAAAAGGAACTGCCAAGGATAACTATAAGCTGCTCACTACCCTGGCCAGCACTACCGGCAATATTACAGCCCAACCTGTTACGGTATCCTTGTTGCCTGCTCCTGCTGTTTCCAAGATCTACGATGGTAATGATAATGCAGCGATTGCTGCAGACAACTATCTTGTTACCGGTATCTTACAAGGAGATGAAGTGATACTGAACAAGCCGGTTTCAGGTCTTTATAACTCCAGGCATGCAGGTGAGAAAAAAACGGTAACAGTAAGTGGACTGCAATTACAGGGAATCCATGCGGACAATTATACGCTTGCTTATACTACCACCTCGGCTGATATTGGCGCCATTCAGGCGAAAGGAATAAATTTAATGGCAGATAACGCTTCAAAAGTGTACGGTGCAGCAGACCCTGCATTTACTTACCAGGTTACCGGCCTGCTGGGAAATGATGCGTTGACGGGCACATTAGCGCGTGAGCAGGGAGAGAATGCAGGGGAATATGCCATTACAAAGGGATCGATGGCTAATGATGATTATAAAATAGAGAATTATACCCAAGCCAGCTTAGCCATCACCCAGGCAGAAATGATTATTACAGCCGATGATATAAAAAGAGAGCAGGGACAAAAAAATCCAGAACTGACTTTTACTTACAAGGGCTTTGTGCGTGGCGAAGATGCCAGTGTGCTTACCCAACCCGTTAAAATAGCCACGCCGGCAACTCAGACATCTCCTTTCGGAGACTATGACATTATACCTTCCGGTGCAGCAGCGGATAACTACCACTTCACTTATATAAATGGCAAATTAACTGTATTATCAGCCAGTCACAGAGTACGGGTATGGTTAGCTAACCGGAATAGCATACAGTTGCGCATATCCAGCAATGTGGTGCAAAAGGCAACAATACAGATATTTAGTGGAACCGGGCAGCCCGTATTAGCCCGTCAGCAAACATTAACAGATGGTATCAATGATATTGTATTACAGGTGGGCAAACTTTCAGCAGCCTTTTATGTAGTAAAAATAGATGCGGAAGAGTTCAGGGAAACGCACAAGATAAACATCAGATAA
- a CDS encoding histidine phosphatase family protein: MDKELYIIRHGETDYNKLGIVQGRGVNTDLNELGREQGEAFYQYYKHVPFDKVYTSALKRTHQTVKGFIEEGIPWEQLPGLDELSFGIWEGKESKEDWVSAFREMNNYWQSGQCDLSFEKGESPNQVSRRLQEALDVILSRPDEKRVLVCMHGRSLLVLLCMLSQSPISCMTNFGHSNTCLYRVSYFNGQFNVLEANDIRHLTNSWGN; the protein is encoded by the coding sequence ATGGATAAAGAGCTGTATATCATCAGGCATGGGGAAACCGATTATAATAAGTTGGGCATTGTGCAGGGAAGAGGCGTAAATACTGATCTCAATGAACTGGGCAGGGAACAGGGGGAGGCATTTTACCAGTATTATAAGCATGTGCCTTTTGATAAGGTATATACATCCGCCCTTAAGCGTACTCACCAGACTGTAAAAGGATTTATAGAAGAGGGTATTCCCTGGGAGCAATTACCGGGGCTTGATGAACTGTCTTTTGGCATTTGGGAGGGAAAAGAAAGTAAGGAAGATTGGGTGAGCGCATTCCGCGAAATGAATAATTACTGGCAGAGTGGACAATGTGATCTGTCTTTTGAAAAAGGAGAAAGCCCGAATCAGGTTTCCAGGCGCCTTCAGGAAGCGCTGGACGTTATTCTCTCCAGGCCTGATGAAAAGCGGGTACTCGTCTGTATGCACGGTCGCTCATTGCTGGTATTGTTGTGCATGCTCAGCCAATCACCTATCAGTTGTATGACAAACTTCGGCCATAGCAACACCTGTCTTTATCGTGTGTCTTATTTTAATGGCCAGTTCAATGTCCTGGAAGCAAATGATATCCGCCATCTGACCAATTCCTGGGGGAATTAG
- a CDS encoding RNA polymerase sigma-70 factor — protein MRYMELTDIELLERIKCDDMNAFETLYRRMWEPLYLFAQKRLKDRGDAEDVVQQVFMSIWENRATKNITGSFSSYLFTAVRYEVIDQLTAMLKDKQKLSHVQEHILPAFNATLENLLAREMDKEISEYIQNMPEQMQKIFRLSREEQLSPKEIAQTLAISEKTVRNQLSIAVNNLRPLVKESLILLFIFHS, from the coding sequence ATGCGCTACATGGAACTAACTGATATAGAATTATTAGAACGTATTAAATGCGATGACATGAACGCATTTGAAACGTTGTACCGGCGGATGTGGGAACCATTGTACCTGTTTGCCCAAAAGCGGCTAAAAGATAGGGGTGATGCGGAAGATGTGGTACAGCAGGTATTTATGAGCATCTGGGAAAACCGGGCTACCAAAAACATTACTGGCTCATTTTCCAGCTATCTTTTTACGGCTGTACGATACGAAGTGATAGACCAGCTTACGGCCATGCTGAAGGACAAACAGAAACTGTCGCATGTGCAGGAGCATATCCTGCCAGCATTTAATGCAACGCTGGAAAACCTGCTTGCCAGGGAAATGGACAAAGAGATTTCGGAGTATATTCAAAATATGCCGGAGCAAATGCAAAAAATATTCAGGTTGAGCCGGGAAGAGCAGTTAAGCCCCAAAGAAATAGCGCAAACCCTTGCCATATCTGAAAAAACGGTCAGGAACCAGCTCAGTATTGCTGTTAATAATCTACGTCCACTGGTTAAAGAAAGCCTCATTTTGTTATTTATCTTTCACTCATAA
- a CDS encoding FecR family protein, translated as MELYELQEILQKYRQGTATPEETRLVDAWFLQTEKEQIWLSPAEKEITEDRILAKLRAGIGIKPAIRRSIMQLPLIRIAAMLILFCGVSYTGYQYRYDLLDYFDPIEKLTVSSGMYDIKQVVLPDSTVITLAPNSSLTYPKKYRGRIRAVTFNGKGYFNVTKNRAQPFLVHTESIQVRVLGTSFVVNDQPQDSIAGVSVLTGKVNVGHHEQSLAILTPNKAISFNKVSGKSNVRDVDPAGQIGWVDKRLIFETTLLPAVLKALEENYHINILAPAGVVAGKVFTGEFTAEDPVTDMLDIITISTGLKYQQINGNTIKILP; from the coding sequence ATGGAGTTATACGAATTACAGGAAATTTTACAAAAATACAGGCAGGGAACGGCCACCCCAGAAGAAACCCGGCTCGTGGATGCCTGGTTCCTGCAAACGGAAAAAGAACAGATCTGGCTATCTCCGGCAGAAAAAGAGATCACAGAAGACCGGATATTAGCCAAACTTCGGGCCGGTATTGGTATAAAGCCAGCTATACGCCGGTCAATCATGCAACTTCCTCTTATCCGCATTGCCGCTATGTTGATCCTATTTTGCGGCGTAAGCTATACGGGTTACCAGTACCGGTATGACCTGCTTGATTATTTTGATCCCATCGAAAAATTAACGGTGAGCAGTGGTATGTATGACATTAAACAGGTCGTTCTCCCAGATAGTACCGTAATTACCCTCGCCCCTAACAGCAGTCTTACATATCCCAAAAAATACAGGGGGCGGATAAGAGCCGTAACCTTCAATGGTAAAGGATATTTCAATGTTACTAAAAATCGGGCACAGCCGTTCCTGGTGCATACGGAAAGTATACAGGTACGGGTACTGGGAACTTCATTTGTAGTCAACGACCAACCACAAGACAGCATTGCAGGTGTAAGTGTACTCACAGGCAAGGTAAATGTGGGCCATCACGAACAATCGCTGGCCATACTCACGCCAAATAAAGCCATCAGTTTTAATAAAGTAAGCGGCAAATCAAACGTAAGGGATGTTGACCCTGCCGGGCAAATCGGCTGGGTGGATAAACGCCTGATATTTGAAACAACCCTTTTACCAGCAGTGCTGAAGGCATTGGAAGAGAATTACCATATTAATATACTGGCGCCCGCCGGTGTAGTGGCAGGAAAAGTATTTACCGGTGAGTTTACTGCCGAAGACCCGGTCACGGATATGCTGGATATTATTACTATTTCAACCGGATTAAAGTATCAACAAATAAATGGTAATACCATAAAAATACTTCCATAA